agagagagacgagagagagagagagagagagagagagagagagagagagagagagagagagagagagaggagagaggagagaggagagagagggagaggagagagagaggagagagcgcggggagagagagagagagagagagagagagagagagagagagagagagacagagagagagaggagcagaggagagagagagagaggactgtGTATTAACATCAAATAAAGGTTATGAAGTCCTTTGGATATTTGAAAGTTCCAataattttttccctaaataaacGACCAACAAACAGAATAGACACATAATATAGAGAACAtttggatggttgccagatggaggggttgggggagatggGTGAAGGGTGGGGCGataaggaagtacaaattggtagttacaacgagtcatggggatgtaagttatagcataaggaatatagtcaataatttggttaataattatgtattgtatcagaagggtactagatttattggggcgATCCCTtggtaagttatgtaaatgtctgatcactgtgttgtttatctaaaactaatataatgttgtatgtcaactaattgaaaaataaaacaactattttaaaaattgtacttgtTGTTGAAGTTATAGTACGTTTTTATGATGTTTGGTTCAGTACTTACCCAGGGGTATGGCCCAGTGAGTTATTAAAATGGAGGCATGGGTGTTATTTTCAGACACCCCACGTGATTCCAAAGTGCAGGCCCCTGTAACAACCAGAGTGCTAAAGGGTGCTTCTCAGAACTCTCTGTGCATATTCATCACCTGGGGTCCTGTGAAATGTACATCCTGGTTCAGTAGGTCTGCGGTGGGGCTTAAGACTATTGTGCTTGTAACCAGCTCTCAGGAGAGGCTGAAGCCCCTGGTTCACACAACACACTTTGAGAGGCAGGTTTTAATTGTCTGAGAAGCCTAGGTCCTGCCCCCGAGACTGATGTCATTGGCCCGGGTTGTGTCCATACCGAGGAGAGTTTTAAAAGGTCTGCAGCTGCTTCTAATGTACAGCAAAGCTTGAGAATCTCCATGCGAAGTACATAGTGATTTACGGATTGTAATGATTATTTTCTCAGTGGCCGAAGGCGGTCCCCTCCTCCCATTCCGCAGCACCCcgactcctccctctccttttcaggTCCGAGCATGCAGATGATGGTGGGATCAGGATTAGCACTTTATCTGTTCACTCTTTCCCACCTCTAGGAGTCGGATGTAGTTCCTGCGGGAAAGAGGAGGCTTAGGCATTTGGGCttgggaagaagaaacaaaaagcgtCCTAGGGGGCGATTTCCAAAAAAAGCCGGTTGAAACAGAATGGCCCTGGGATTACCAGGGAACCTTGTCACTGGAAACCTCGCCTCCAGTCTGGGGCCTGAGTGTGCAGCAAACAGCCAGCTACCCTCCTGGGTCCTGGCAGCACCTGGCAACCAAGCAGCTATGAAGGATTTCTCCTTCTCAATGGGCTGGACAAGAACGTGGGTGGAAATGCAAGAGAGACCTCTAGTGGCAAAGTATAGACATGAAATCTTCTCCCTGAAGCATAAACCCCACACAGCAATCCGGAataggtgatgatgatgatgatgatggcaataAATGTCCACttagaaataatacatgtagTGTATGTGCCGGGCACAGTTGTAAgcgttttaaaaatattaactcatttaatctcctTGGCAACCAAATGctattaacaattttattatccctattttatgtaaggaaactgaggcacagagacgttAAATAACATGCTGAAATTCACCCAATTTAGTGAGTGGCTAAACTGGTATGTGAATCCAGGCAACGTGAGGTTCAGAAAACACTACAGCAAACTGCCTTTCCAATGCAGGAAAGAAGGAGGATTGTCAGCCAATTTACAGTTATAAACACATACAGATGCTCGCCCTGTTCTTCCTCGTATCTAGAGGAGAGTGATAATTTACATATCTCAGACAAAGTCAGAGAGAGGAGTGGTCCTCACagtagagaaagagaatgaaaaggtcAAGTTTGACtaagaggaggaaaggggcaaGAGCATTTTCTGGAAACTAAGTTAAAGGGACATAATCCTCACTTAAAAGAAAGTATTAAGGTACAATCATGACAAATGTGAAAGGTAATTACTAATGTGTAAGTAAGGCTTCTCCATATATCAGTAAACGTTCAAATCTACACACTTTACATAGTCTCAAGCTAGCCAAGCGTCGGAGGTAAGAGGTGAAAATCTGTAATGCTTAACTTTTATCTTTGTGACCACACCGGACACAGAAGAAAccttttttgagtatttttgccAGGCAGAGACAACCTGAGGGTTTACGGGGGTACAGGTTTCATCTGGTCAAATAGAGTACACTGTGAGAGGGGCTGTTTTTCAAGGGGAAGAcgaaaaaaaacaagaagcacATCTACCATTTCCTTAaggaatcttttcatttttttaactgagaaataatttctttctaccCATAGCCATGAAGACGAGGTAATAGGCTGACTCCTTTCCACATCTTGCAAGGAGAAACCAGAGGGCACACTGAGGTTAGGAACAGGCTGATTTGGACATAAACTCTGAGCAGACACAGCTGGCCGCGGTCTGGAATGAGGTCAGGGTCCAGGTGGGGCCAGCAGCCCCCTGCCTGTTCCAACACCTCAACCCATCCTCTAATATTCGCTGCCCTGGGCTTGGGGCTGGCtgggccatgctctctctctccactctttCTGATGAGCTTATCCAGTCCTATGACCTCAGTGCCCCCTGTAGCTGATGTCTCCCATTTATATTTCCCAACGTGACATCCCACCTGAGctctagattcattttttctgGCTACCTGCATGATATTTCTACTTGGACGTCTAACGGGCACCTCAGATTTTACAGGACACACCTCCCTACCCCTCGTGTCCCCCAAATATGTCACCCGATTAATAAATAGCAACACCTTCAACCGGGTGTTCAAGTCGAAACCAGAGAACATGCGTTACTTTCCTCAAGTCCCACTACTCATCTCTGACCCATGAGGAAATCTTGTTGATTCATCCAAATCTGTCTAGAATTAACTATATCTCCTCAATTTATTCAGCCTCTACTCCAGTTCAACCTCTCTCACTTGCACCAGCTGTATTATCTCCTAACTGCTCTTTCACCTTCCCCTTTCTATCCTCTAAATTCTGCAAAGCAGCCAGAATCACTGACTTAATATTCAGGGGGATTTATTCTACTTAATATTCAATATCACAATTTTGACCTCCATCCACGATTCCGTATATTCAGCCGTCTGGTggtaatttttcatatttgtttttgttattttggcACCCTGTTGCTTTATAGCAAGAAACGGTACCATTGAACTAGAAGCCACACCTACCCGTATTCTAACACATGCCCAGCATTGGTGCCCACAAAAAGTCACCTCCATGTCTATGGGAAAGCCTGCCCTATCCACAGGTACATTATCACTGTAGCCCTGTATTAACTTGCCAGAGACGTACTATGGCAAGCTGGCTTCCAAGGCTCCCAATTTGCTACCTCAAATTAACCGATACCATTTCAGATAAAGGGAAGAACCCCTTTATTTTACTCCCCGCCCAATCCCATTCCCTGCACTCTTCCTCCACAGGCCACCACAGTCGtgatttcagataattttttaattggtttaccGTGCACACACTTACAGATACCAGGGCCCCCGACCACCCATCTCAGCCCACCCCCACATACACCGTGTTTATAAGGCAAACCTTAACCATGTTTATCTGGGACCCACGCAATACCTTCTCCCTCCATCCACAGAGATCCTGAGCTGCATGTGGATGGGGCATGCGTGGCTGAGAAGCTCCCGGACACTTGTTTTAAACCCAAGAAGGAGACAGTTTTGCACACACCAATCACCCGGAGACCTTTATTTATTCAAGAACCATTAACTTTATtcggaaaaaaaggcaaaacttgaAGGAAAAGGTTAAACGTTTTGCAAGGGAAATTCTGCAATGTGCCTGGTCAGCATGGTGACCAGGGGAAGTCACCCAGTGGCTATAGGGTAGGCAGTCCAAGGTCAGTTCTTGTCGCTGTCACGCATGGTGAGCTTAGCACATAGGTCCTCTGCCAGGCTGGTTTCCGGGGCTCCCATCTTGCGCAGGTTGGTGATGTGGTCTCTCAGCTCTTTGATGAACTTCATTTGCTCTAACAGGTAGTGACTCTTGAGGAAGTCGCACAGGTGGGCGTCCTTCATCTCGGTGGCCAGGTGCTGCAGATCGAATAGGCTCTGGTTCACGCTCATCTTCAGGTGGAAGGCGCACTCCATGACAGTTAAGACGTTCTCCCAGCAGCTGGGGTCAGGACTGTAGATATCCTGCAGGCTGAGGCGGCCCCCGCGCTGGTTCTGCAGCCACATCAGGCTCTGGGCATGCTGCAGCTCCTGGCTGGACTGCTGCAGGAAGAACTGGGCGAAGGGCTTCCAGGCCACGTCTTCGCAGCTGAAGTAAGAGGCCATGGTCTCGAACTTGTGAGAGGCATAGAGCTCCAGGGAGATCTGGTAGTTGATGGCGGCCTCGCATTTGAGGTGGTAGTTTTCGCTGACAAACGGGGGCGGTGCGGTCGTCATGGCTGGAGGTGCGGACCCAGGCGAGGGCGAACGCTGTGGCTGGGCCTTGGAGTGTCGCAGGAGCAGGCGACCAGGGCAGCCAGAAGCTGAGTCAGGGGCGGTTTTCCCAGGTACCTCAGCAAACTCCCAAGATGGACCAGGAGGACGCCCTCTGCTgggctgggtggctgggtggaACGTTTGGGTGGGGACCGGAAATTAGTTCCCTTGAGGGCTGGGTGGCGGGGTGGAGGCCTTTGTGGttcgggtgggggaggggccaggcgAGGGGGCTCTGTGTTCCAGGGTCCATCCCAGCCTTGTGAGCGCAATGGACTCTGTGCCGAGCACTTGGCATCTAAGTTTTTAATGTAgtaattttcaattttccaaGGACTTCCTACTATTCTGGTTACTCCCTTTAATAGCACCCTGAtctcatgtaaaaaaataaaagacaattattcttaaaattgtgAGAATATTCATTTCCAGTTTTCGGTaaagttctcttctttttcatgttatctatatatgtgtgtgtgtgtgtatatatatatacacacacacacatatatacacgtatatacatgtatatatatacacatatatacatgtatatatatacacacatatgtacagaCACACATTtggatatgtgtatgtatatatacatatatttatagatatataaaattttgtcttCTGTGCCGAAACAGCTGCTTGTTCGTCATGATCTTCTCTTACACTTTCGTCAAATATCTGGCAAATATTTGTGCTTTCATATTTGAGAGTAATGGGCACATTTGATTGCCCTAGGTAATTGGCATGGATCTGATCTACAGTTGTGAAGTCCATTTTAATagcaggcttctcctctgaaTGGGAAGGTGGATGACTGAAATATGAAGGGGGTAATTTTGGATTACATTGCATGGAGGTTGCAGGTAGGATAGGGACTCTGCCAAATGCCAAAAGCATGGTATTTCTCTAACATTGGAAGACTCCCGTGGATCTCTCTTGTAGGTAGATGTGTTCTGTTTTATTTCGCTTCTGCTATGTATGTCGGAGTTGTCTCTAATTTGCTCTATTTTGggtttccttcttcctcaaaTAATTCAATGTTTTCGACTGTAGTTTGGGAGATTAAAGCGGGTCCTTTGCCAATTTGGTTTTGTACAGTGTAAGTAAGGTTGGGGTAGGGTCAGAGCAGGACAGCAGCAAACAGATCAGTTGTTCAGACAGTAGCTCTGAATGTCACAGTCCACCCAGGGCCATCTACAATCCTTTGATTTTACTGACTCTGTTCTTGAACTTTCTTTGTATGAGCTTGTCCTCCTGTTGCAGGTGTTTTAAATTCTCTGCTTTTATTGGTCTGAAAGTGTCTGCTGTTTCTATCTCTGAGATTTCCTCACAATGGGTGGTTTGCTATCTCTATCTTTCCCAGTTTGTGTGTGAGTAGATCATTGTTTCTGTATCCAAACCACCACCATAGTTCAGAtgtatcatttttcactttttaggaatacaaatacttattttttaagtagttaaTGCATTCACATGACAGAAAAGACACATACTTCTACCCTCTGTAGGCCACCAATGAAGTATTATTGTTATAATCAttagaagagagaggaagaga
Above is a genomic segment from Rhinolophus ferrumequinum isolate MPI-CBG mRhiFer1 unplaced genomic scaffold, mRhiFer1_v1.p scaffold_34_arrow_ctg1, whole genome shotgun sequence containing:
- the LOC117019986 gene encoding ferritin heavy chain-like: MTTAPPPFVSENYHLKCEAAINYQISLELYASHKFETMASYFSCEDVAWKPFAQFFLQQSSQELQHAQSLMWLQNQRGGRLSLQDIYSPDPSCWENVLTVMECAFHLKMSVNQSLFDLQHLATEMKDAHLCDFLKSHYLLEQMKFIKELRDHITNLRKMGAPETSLAEDLCAKLTMRDSDKN